Proteins from one bacterium genomic window:
- a CDS encoding VTT domain-containing protein, with amino-acid sequence MFDLISLIKTAGYLGLFGIVFAESGLFIGFFLPGDSLLFTAGFLASQNFLDIKILAPLTFLAAILGDSFGYAFGNKVGYKLFTKEDSFLFHRHHLERAEKFYKKHGGQAIILARFMPVVRTFAPILAGVGKMKYSTFLFYNIIGAFLWAIGLTSMGYYLGSAIPNIDKYLLPIIALIIFLSVSPSLIHILKNKSDREKIIGFIKSKLKH; translated from the coding sequence ATGTTTGACTTGATCAGTCTTATAAAAACAGCTGGATATTTAGGCTTATTCGGTATAGTTTTTGCCGAATCTGGTCTTTTTATTGGCTTTTTTTTACCGGGCGACAGCTTGCTTTTTACGGCCGGATTTTTGGCTTCGCAAAATTTTTTAGATATCAAAATTCTAGCCCCGTTAACATTTTTGGCGGCTATTTTAGGCGACAGCTTCGGTTATGCCTTTGGCAATAAGGTTGGCTATAAACTCTTTACCAAAGAAGATTCTTTTTTGTTCCATCGCCATCACTTAGAACGAGCCGAAAAGTTTTATAAAAAACACGGTGGTCAAGCCATAATACTTGCGCGGTTCATGCCTGTGGTTAGAACTTTTGCACCAATACTCGCCGGAGTTGGCAAAATGAAATACTCCACATTTCTTTTTTATAACATAATTGGCGCATTTTTATGGGCTATAGGTTTAACCAGTATGGGTTACTATTTAGGCAGTGCCATTCCCAACATAGATAAATACCTTCTGCCTATAATCGCGCTGATTATTTTTCTTTCTGTTTCACCCTCGTTGATTCATATTCTAAAAAACAAATCCGACCGAGAAAAAATTATCGGGTTTATAAAGTCTAAACTAAAACACTAA
- the secY gene encoding preprotein translocase subunit SecY, producing MNKFLQIFKISDLRKKIFFILGMLVVFRLASAIPMPGIDRVKLAELFSSNQLLGLVSLFTGGTLGNFSVILLGLGPYITASIIMQLLTMIFPNLREMYMESGSEGRAKFNQFSRLLTIPLAALQSLATVSIFRSQGIITDLPFFNLITLIITVTAGTMFLVWIGEIITEKGIGNGTSLLIFAGIVAGLPTSVGQSLIAFDASQIFTYLVFMAVAVVVIAGIVIISEGQRNIPVAFAKRVRGRRTFGGFSSHIPLRVNQAGVIPIIFALSILLFPGLIAQFLSTSSIAWLANISKSIAAFLQQPLTYGILYFFLVTVFTYFYTAVTFDPKAISENVQKQGGFIPGIRPGEPTATFIGHVVNRITLVGALFLGLIAILPLIVQRAFGITTLTLGGTALLIVVSVVLETMRQINAQLTLREYDNF from the coding sequence ATGAATAAATTTCTACAAATTTTTAAAATCTCAGATCTAAGAAAAAAGATATTTTTTATCTTGGGTATGTTGGTTGTTTTTAGATTAGCTTCGGCTATACCCATGCCCGGTATAGATAGAGTTAAACTAGCCGAACTTTTTTCTTCAAACCAGTTATTGGGTTTAGTTAGTTTGTTTACCGGAGGCACACTAGGTAATTTTTCAGTTATTCTTTTGGGTTTAGGGCCATATATTACCGCGTCTATTATAATGCAGCTTTTAACAATGATTTTCCCAAACTTAAGGGAAATGTATATGGAATCGGGTTCGGAAGGCCGGGCCAAGTTTAATCAATTTTCCAGATTGTTAACCATTCCTTTGGCTGCGCTTCAGTCGTTGGCCACCGTTTCTATATTTAGAAGCCAAGGCATAATAACCGATCTGCCATTTTTCAATTTAATTACATTAATAATTACGGTGACGGCAGGCACTATGTTTTTGGTTTGGATAGGAGAAATTATTACCGAAAAGGGTATTGGCAACGGCACCTCTCTTTTGATATTTGCGGGTATTGTGGCTGGTTTGCCTACCAGCGTGGGTCAAAGCTTGATCGCCTTTGATGCTAGCCAAATTTTCACATATTTAGTTTTTATGGCGGTGGCGGTTGTGGTTATCGCTGGAATTGTAATTATTTCCGAAGGCCAGCGCAATATTCCGGTGGCTTTTGCTAAAAGGGTGCGGGGACGAAGAACTTTTGGCGGTTTTTCTAGCCACATTCCCTTGCGCGTTAACCAAGCCGGCGTTATTCCCATAATTTTTGCCTTATCTATTTTGCTTTTTCCAGGTTTGATCGCGCAATTTTTATCTACCTCCAGTATTGCGTGGCTGGCTAATATTTCGAAAAGCATTGCCGCGTTTTTACAACAGCCTTTAACTTACGGAATTTTATATTTCTTTTTGGTTACGGTGTTTACATATTTTTATACCGCAGTGACGTTTGATCCTAAAGCTATTTCCGAGAATGTTCAAAAGCAGGGCGGGTTTATTCCGGGCATAAGACCAGGCGAACCCACCGCAACTTTTATTGGCCACGTGGTTAATCGTATAACCTTGGTGGGCGCTTTATTTTTGGGTTTGATAGCTATTTTACCTCTTATTGTCCAAAGAGCTTTTGGCATAACCACTTTAACTTTGGGCGGTACGGCCTTATTGATTGTAGTTTCGGTTGTTTTGGAAACAATGCGCCAGATAAATGCACAGTTAACGCTTAGAGAGTATGATAATTTTTAG
- the ftsE gene encoding cell division ATP-binding protein FtsE: protein MIHFKNVSKIYPPHMVALENINLIIKAKEFVSLVGSSGAGKSTLLRMLIGEEAPSMGEIIVGDVSINSLSHKEMPYLRRKIGTVFQDYKLLPTKTAYENIAFAMEVAGKDDEEIKEDVPQVLGLVGLEDKANHFPYQLSGGERQRVAIGRALVHRPDILVADEPTGNLDPVNTWEVVNLLLKLNELGATVILATHDNSIVNNLERRVVLMEKGRVVKDDLKGKYLI from the coding sequence ATGATTCATTTTAAAAACGTTTCCAAAATTTATCCGCCGCATATGGTGGCTTTGGAAAATATAAATTTAATAATAAAAGCCAAAGAATTTGTTTCGTTAGTAGGCTCGTCTGGCGCGGGCAAATCAACACTTTTAAGAATGTTAATAGGCGAGGAAGCGCCCAGTATGGGCGAAATAATTGTGGGGGACGTATCTATAAATTCTCTAAGCCATAAGGAAATGCCTTATTTAAGAAGAAAAATAGGTACGGTTTTTCAGGATTATAAATTACTGCCTACAAAAACAGCTTATGAAAATATTGCTTTTGCCATGGAGGTGGCGGGTAAAGACGACGAAGAAATTAAAGAAGATGTGCCACAGGTCTTGGGTTTAGTTGGCTTAGAAGATAAGGCTAACCATTTTCCTTACCAGCTTTCTGGCGGTGAAAGGCAACGCGTGGCCATTGGACGCGCTTTAGTGCACAGGCCCGATATTTTGGTAGCCGATGAACCCACGGGCAACTTGGACCCTGTTAATACTTGGGAAGTTGTTAATCTTTTGCTTAAATTAAACGAATTGGGGGCTACGGTTATTTTGGCTACGCACGATAATAGCATTGTTAATAATTTGGAACGCCGAGTGGTGTTAATGGAAAAAGGCAGAGTGGTTAAAGATGATCTTAAGGGCAAGTATCTTATCTAA
- a CDS encoding SurA N-terminal domain-containing protein produces the protein MKSHHIGVLILTLVFLMGGLLSYTLVQNGYFPVVAVDGNFISQRTVKENADVSRRLYSQGLVGSSKEMDDLFKKSSEKELMKNSLEGLIINQIVKSSASNDQIKKAEKEVEVTFDSKAEANLSGVLKNVYKWDADKFKERILEPQALLQVVSQEKGEDFDNWLKSAKLEAKVKVWFSAYKWENGELKAK, from the coding sequence ATGAAAAGTCACCACATTGGAGTTTTGATTTTGACCCTAGTTTTTTTGATGGGCGGTCTTTTAAGCTATACCTTGGTGCAAAATGGCTATTTTCCGGTGGTGGCGGTAGATGGAAATTTTATAAGCCAGCGCACGGTCAAAGAAAACGCCGATGTTTCGCGCAGATTATACAGCCAAGGCTTAGTTGGTTCTAGTAAGGAAATGGATGATCTTTTTAAAAAAAGTTCGGAAAAAGAACTTATGAAAAATTCTTTGGAGGGTCTTATAATAAATCAAATAGTAAAATCTTCGGCTAGCAATGATCAAATTAAAAAAGCCGAAAAAGAAGTTGAAGTTACTTTTGATTCTAAGGCCGAAGCTAATCTTTCTGGTGTTTTAAAAAATGTTTATAAATGGGATGCCGATAAATTTAAAGAAAGAATTTTAGAACCACAGGCTTTGTTGCAAGTGGTTTCACAAGAAAAAGGCGAGGACTTTGATAATTGGCTAAAATCGGCTAAGTTAGAAGCCAAGGTTAAGGTTTGGTTTTCGGCGTATAAGTGGGAGAATGGAGAGCTTAAGGCTAAGTAG
- a CDS encoding sugar phosphate isomerase/epimerase — MKLLISSYTFEPFPLEEVFLFAHNIKADGIELVITPQAVKLGFEAIKKLSEKYQVPVVNVHQPPWYVLFTGKKQLDKMIAIAKDFNAENLVVHLATVRRSFNSKFFDWVKQREAESKINIAFENAAPRSLEDWPSYCGQPEKLESFIKSRNINLTLDVAKSFLKGFDPYQFFQRNHNNIKVIHAHGFDHQGDFHKSFLEDTFDWAGFASFIKKFNYTGAVTMEIFPLGRLFYFKLPAKADLDRAKDIVEENFRMLKRV, encoded by the coding sequence ATGAAACTATTAATATCCAGCTACACTTTCGAACCCTTTCCTTTGGAAGAGGTATTTTTATTTGCCCATAATATTAAGGCGGATGGCATAGAATTAGTAATAACTCCGCAGGCTGTAAAGTTAGGTTTTGAGGCCATAAAAAAACTTTCAGAAAAATACCAAGTGCCTGTAGTTAATGTCCACCAACCACCTTGGTATGTTCTTTTTACTGGTAAAAAACAGTTGGATAAAATGATAGCTATCGCCAAAGATTTTAATGCCGAGAATTTGGTGGTGCATTTGGCCACAGTCAGACGAAGTTTTAATAGTAAATTTTTTGATTGGGTAAAACAAAGGGAAGCGGAAAGCAAAATAAATATAGCTTTTGAAAATGCCGCTCCGCGAAGCTTAGAAGATTGGCCAAGTTATTGTGGTCAACCAGAAAAGCTGGAGAGTTTTATAAAATCAAGAAATATAAACCTGACGCTGGATGTAGCTAAATCTTTTTTAAAAGGTTTTGATCCATATCAGTTTTTTCAAAGAAACCATAACAATATAAAGGTGATTCATGCCCACGGGTTCGATCACCAGGGTGATTTTCATAAGAGTTTTTTAGAAGACACATTTGATTGGGCTGGTTTTGCCTCTTTTATAAAAAAGTTTAATTATACTGGAGCCGTGACTATGGAAATTTTTCCATTGGGCCGCCTATTTTATTTTAAACTGCCAGCTAAGGCAGATTTAGACAGAGCCAAAGATATAGTAGAAGAGAATTTTAGGATGTTGAAGAGAGTATAA
- a CDS encoding 30S ribosomal protein S5, whose amino-acid sequence METKPINSNSNSNNRPAGGGFGGRGRGRGGPGGRPPFNKEKRDKEFEEKVLEIARVTRVVKGGKRFKFRAAVVIGDRKGRVGFGLGKGSDVAQSVAKAVHQAKKHLINIAIVNGTIPSAIKVKYSSAVVYLKPAPAGRGINAGGAVRVVSELSGLKDIIGKILSRSGNKINNTRATLKALELITAKAKR is encoded by the coding sequence ATGGAAACAAAACCAATAAATTCAAATAGTAATAGCAACAACAGACCAGCAGGCGGAGGCTTTGGTGGGCGGGGCCGTGGCCGCGGAGGTCCTGGTGGCAGACCGCCCTTTAATAAGGAAAAAAGAGACAAAGAGTTCGAAGAAAAAGTTTTAGAAATTGCTCGTGTAACTAGAGTCGTTAAAGGAGGCAAGCGCTTTAAATTTAGGGCGGCTGTTGTGATTGGCGATAGAAAGGGCAGAGTGGGTTTTGGTTTGGGCAAAGGCTCCGATGTGGCTCAATCTGTGGCCAAAGCTGTGCATCAAGCCAAAAAACATTTAATAAATATAGCTATTGTTAATGGCACGATTCCTTCGGCAATTAAGGTTAAATATAGTTCTGCTGTTGTTTATTTAAAACCAGCTCCGGCTGGCAGAGGCATAAACGCTGGTGGCGCAGTTAGAGTTGTTTCCGAACTATCCGGCTTAAAAGATATTATTGGCAAGATTCTTTCCCGTTCTGGCAATAAGATAAATAATACCAGAGCCACGCTAAAGGCTTTAGAGCTGATTACTGCTAAAGCCAAAAGATAA
- the rplX gene encoding 50S ribosomal protein L24, which yields MKIKKGDQVKIVSGKDKGKSGKVTKVFPEDNKVLVEGLNLFKKHAKSRQQDKKGEIILIPKPIAVAKIMIVCPSCNKPTRIGYSVTAGDKTRICKKCKQTL from the coding sequence ATGAAAATAAAAAAAGGAGATCAAGTAAAAATAGTGTCTGGTAAAGATAAAGGTAAATCTGGAAAAGTTACCAAAGTTTTCCCCGAAGACAATAAAGTTTTAGTGGAAGGTTTGAATTTGTTTAAAAAACATGCCAAATCTCGTCAGCAAGATAAAAAAGGTGAAATTATTTTAATTCCAAAACCAATTGCTGTTGCCAAGATTATGATTGTTTGCCCTTCTTGTAATAAGCCCACCAGAATTGGTTATTCGGTTACTGCTGGAGATAAAACAAGGATTTGCAAAAAATGTAAACAAACGTTATAA
- the prfB gene encoding peptide chain release factor 2, protein MCWTVFDLVHKKSRAKELEKETVVENFWQERVRAQRISRELADIKDVIEKWHNYESDFKHLNEVVSLLESVGEGDSLNKEFERSLQKLEERIEKEKFLIYLSGEYDKNNAILSIYSGAGGTDAQEWVEMLLKMYLKYCEKTGFKAQVVAVTSGQEAGLKNAIIEIRGQYAYGYLRRESGVHRLVRISPFSAQGLRHTSFALIEVMPEIEDVGNIEIKPQDVRVDTYKAGGPGGQYVNKTESAIRITHLPTGLVSTSQAERSQASNKDKAMKLLYAKIQQRLDEEHKKTVDELKGENVKIEWGHQIRSYVLNPYKMVKDHRTGFETTQAEKVLAGELEGFIEAELKISND, encoded by the coding sequence ATTTGTTGGACTGTCTTTGACCTTGTTCATAAAAAATCAAGAGCCAAAGAGTTAGAAAAAGAAACTGTAGTAGAAAATTTTTGGCAAGAAAGGGTAAGAGCCCAAAGAATTAGCCGGGAACTGGCCGATATAAAAGATGTTATAGAAAAATGGCATAATTATGAAAGCGATTTTAAGCATTTAAATGAGGTTGTTAGCTTGTTGGAGAGTGTGGGGGAAGGCGACTCTCTAAACAAGGAATTTGAAAGATCTTTACAAAAACTAGAAGAAAGAATAGAGAAAGAAAAATTTTTAATTTATCTTTCGGGTGAATACGACAAAAATAACGCCATACTAAGCATATATTCTGGCGCAGGTGGAACCGATGCTCAAGAGTGGGTGGAAATGCTTTTAAAAATGTATCTTAAATATTGCGAAAAAACTGGTTTTAAAGCGCAGGTGGTGGCGGTAACTTCTGGCCAAGAAGCCGGTTTAAAAAATGCTATAATAGAAATACGTGGCCAATATGCTTACGGCTATTTAAGGCGCGAAAGCGGAGTGCATCGCTTAGTAAGAATTTCGCCATTTTCAGCGCAGGGTTTAAGGCATACTTCGTTTGCGTTAATTGAAGTAATGCCAGAAATAGAAGACGTTGGCAATATAGAAATTAAACCTCAAGATGTTAGAGTAGATACTTATAAAGCCGGTGGCCCCGGCGGGCAATATGTTAACAAAACAGAATCGGCTATAAGAATAACGCATCTGCCTACGGGGCTAGTTTCAACTTCGCAAGCCGAACGTTCGCAAGCCTCTAATAAAGATAAAGCGATGAAATTGCTTTATGCGAAAATTCAGCAAAGATTAGACGAAGAGCATAAAAAAACAGTAGATGAACTTAAGGGCGAGAACGTAAAAATAGAATGGGGGCACCAGATACGTTCCTATGTTTTAAATCCCTATAAAATGGTTAAAGATCACCGCACGGGGTTTGAAACTACACAAGCGGAAAAAGTTTTAGCTGGAGAATTGGAGGGGTTTATAGAAGCGGAGTTAAAAATATCTAATGACTAA
- a CDS encoding septum formation initiator family protein: MPREEFAILLKKKWLVWLGLGAVFLFSLFLAGREFYRWYGINNEYKIVKNKTDSYEQESKKLQTEIDSLSKPEVLEKEARSRLNLKKEGESVLVVVGEDNFPEENFLKAEVGDTFNNPNSIWFNLKNWLKYFNIKK, from the coding sequence ATGCCGCGCGAAGAATTTGCTATATTATTAAAAAAGAAATGGCTGGTTTGGCTGGGCTTGGGCGCAGTGTTTTTATTTTCTTTATTTTTAGCCGGGCGGGAATTTTATAGGTGGTACGGCATAAACAACGAATATAAAATAGTAAAAAACAAAACTGATTCTTACGAACAAGAATCCAAAAAACTTCAAACCGAAATAGACAGTCTTTCTAAACCAGAAGTGTTAGAAAAAGAAGCAAGGTCTAGGTTAAATTTAAAAAAGGAAGGCGAGTCGGTTTTGGTGGTGGTGGGCGAAGATAACTTTCCCGAAGAAAATTTTTTAAAGGCAGAAGTTGGTGATACCTTTAATAATCCGAATAGCATTTGGTTTAATCTTAAAAATTGGCTAAAATACTTTAATATAAAAAAATAA
- the rpsH gene encoding 30S ribosomal protein S8 — protein sequence MVDPISDMLTRIRNAGAVNKETVSMPFSKMKQEIANVLKKASLILDFEKKGRNISGKKLELKLKYIESYPAIASAKRISKPGQRIYIKHNEIFPKKDGTIKIISTSKGIMVDAEARRSKLGGEVVCEIS from the coding sequence ATGGTAGACCCCATATCAGACATGTTAACAAGAATAAGGAACGCTGGAGCCGTTAATAAAGAAACGGTTAGTATGCCTTTTTCTAAAATGAAACAAGAAATAGCCAATGTTTTAAAAAAGGCTAGCTTGATTTTAGATTTTGAAAAGAAAGGCAGAAATATTTCTGGTAAGAAATTGGAATTAAAATTGAAATATATAGAATCGTATCCGGCTATAGCTAGCGCTAAAAGAATATCTAAACCAGGCCAAAGAATTTATATTAAACATAACGAAATTTTTCCAAAAAAGGATGGAACAATAAAAATAATTTCAACTTCCAAGGGTATTATGGTGGATGCCGAAGCCAGAAGAAGTAAATTGGGTGGGGAAGTTGTTTGTGAGATTTCATAG
- a CDS encoding uL15 family ribosomal protein, whose protein sequence is MDLHNLSPRTKGKNEKRIGRGGKRGTTSGRGTKGQKSRAGHRIRPAIRDVMRRIPKSRGYSFKSFKKSFIPVELSILDKKFNNGEKVNPRTLQDKGVIVVGKGVLPKVKILDGGPISKKLILENLAVSEKAAAKILAVGGEVRKPAK, encoded by the coding sequence ATGGATTTACATAATTTAAGCCCAAGAACAAAGGGTAAAAACGAAAAAAGAATTGGCCGTGGCGGTAAGCGCGGCACTACTTCGGGTCGTGGTACCAAGGGTCAAAAATCTCGAGCGGGGCATAGAATAAGGCCAGCCATTAGGGATGTAATGAGAAGGATTCCAAAATCTCGGGGCTATAGTTTTAAAAGTTTTAAAAAGAGTTTTATTCCAGTTGAACTTTCTATTTTGGATAAAAAATTTAATAATGGAGAAAAAGTTAATCCAAGAACTCTGCAAGATAAGGGCGTAATAGTTGTAGGCAAAGGAGTTTTGCCAAAGGTGAAAATTCTTGATGGTGGGCCTATTAGCAAAAAACTAATTTTAGAAAACTTAGCTGTTTCCGAAAAAGCCGCGGCTAAAATATTGGCAGTGGGTGGGGAAGTAAGAAAGCCAGCTAAATAA
- a CDS encoding permease-like cell division protein FtsX produces MKEKILTALNRVTRSGLNSFWRNKWVSTATISVMVITLSLITSLFLLSVVAGSILTDLEQKVDISVYFKLSTTESEVLKVKAELEKISDVKSVEYVSRAEALAKFETEHENNPLIIKSLEELGDNPLEASLNIKAKLIDNYESIASFLESTRFSGMVDTVNYRQNQKVIEKLSSILGTVRSSGFIAIVVLGFIAVLVTFNTIRLKIYSMREEIGVMRLVGASNWYIRGPFIIEGILHGLVASLVTTIIFYPILVFVSPKISAFLSGIDIAGYFRNNFWQIFLLQTLVGVFLGVISSLIAMRRYLKI; encoded by the coding sequence ATGAAAGAAAAAATATTAACGGCTTTAAATAGAGTTACTAGATCAGGCCTTAATTCTTTTTGGCGCAATAAATGGGTTTCTACCGCTACTATTAGCGTTATGGTTATTACCCTAAGTTTAATAACCAGCTTGTTTTTGCTTTCGGTGGTGGCAGGCAGTATTCTGACCGATTTAGAACAAAAAGTTGATATTTCTGTTTACTTTAAATTAAGCACAACCGAAAGCGAGGTTTTAAAAGTTAAAGCCGAACTAGAAAAAATCTCCGATGTAAAAAGCGTGGAATATGTTTCTCGGGCCGAGGCTTTAGCCAAATTTGAAACCGAACACGAGAATAATCCCTTAATTATTAAATCTTTGGAAGAACTAGGCGATAATCCTTTAGAGGCTTCGCTCAACATCAAGGCTAAACTTATAGATAACTATGAATCTATCGCTTCGTTTTTAGAAAGCACCAGGTTTTCGGGTATGGTGGATACAGTTAATTACAGGCAAAACCAAAAAGTTATAGAAAAACTTTCCAGTATTTTGGGTACAGTTAGAAGTTCGGGTTTTATAGCTATTGTGGTGCTGGGTTTTATAGCGGTCTTGGTTACATTTAATACTATTCGCTTAAAAATTTATTCTATGCGCGAAGAGATTGGCGTGATGCGCTTAGTGGGCGCGTCTAATTGGTATATCCGCGGGCCGTTTATTATAGAGGGTATTTTACACGGATTAGTTGCTTCCTTGGTAACTACCATAATTTTTTACCCAATTTTGGTTTTTGTTTCACCAAAAATTTCGGCTTTTCTTTCAGGTATAGATATTGCTGGGTATTTTAGAAATAATTTTTGGCAGATATTTTTGCTTCAAACTTTAGTAGGAGTATTTCTAGGCGTCATCTCTAGCTTGATTGCCATGAGGCGATACCTTAAGATTTAA
- a CDS encoding type Z 30S ribosomal protein S14 encodes MPKTSVIARAKKKPKFSTRQVNRCWKCGRKRAFMRDFGLCRICFRELANKGEIPGIKKSSW; translated from the coding sequence ATGCCAAAAACATCCGTTATTGCTAGAGCCAAAAAGAAGCCTAAGTTTTCAACCCGACAGGTTAATAGGTGTTGGAAGTGCGGCCGTAAAAGAGCCTTTATGAGAGATTTTGGTTTGTGCAGGATTTGCTTTAGAGAGTTAGCGAACAAAGGCGAAATACCAGGAATTAAAAAATCATCATGGTAG
- a CDS encoding type II toxin-antitoxin system PemK/MazF family toxin, whose amino-acid sequence MNVGFEQDGTGEGFSRPVLILKGFSRQVCLVVPLTTSTKKNIYHVSAGVVDRLQAVAIISQVRLIDTKRLYKQIGTLDKEVFENIRKAVKDML is encoded by the coding sequence ATAAATGTAGGATTTGAACAAGATGGTACAGGAGAAGGATTTTCACGCCCCGTTTTGATATTAAAAGGATTTAGCCGCCAAGTTTGTCTTGTTGTTCCTCTTACAACCTCAACGAAAAAGAATATTTACCATGTGTCGGCTGGAGTTGTTGATAGGCTCCAAGCAGTAGCAATTATTTCACAAGTTCGTTTAATTGATACTAAGCGTCTATACAAACAAATTGGAACCCTTGATAAAGAGGTTTTTGAGAACATACGAAAAGCCGTCAAAGACATGCTTTAA
- the rplR gene encoding 50S ribosomal protein L18 codes for MKNVIRLNRIKRHVRVRAKVKGTKECPRLSVFRSINHIYAQLIDDDNSKTLAQFSDLVKKGIKAKNKTGGITKAKDVGKTLGGEIIKKGFTKIVFDRGGYKYHGRVQALADGLRESGVKF; via the coding sequence ATGAAAAACGTAATAAGATTAAATAGAATTAAGCGCCACGTTAGGGTAAGGGCAAAAGTAAAAGGCACGAAGGAGTGCCCCAGACTTTCTGTTTTTAGATCTATAAACCATATTTACGCGCAGTTAATAGACGATGATAATTCAAAAACATTGGCTCAATTTAGCGACCTAGTTAAAAAAGGAATCAAAGCTAAAAACAAGACGGGTGGTATAACGAAAGCTAAGGATGTAGGAAAAACTTTGGGTGGCGAAATTATTAAAAAGGGTTTTACGAAAATAGTTTTTGATAGAGGCGGTTATAAATATCACGGCCGGGTACAAGCTTTGGCAGACGGGCTAAGAGAATCAGGAGTTAAATTTTAA
- the rplE gene encoding 50S ribosomal protein L5 gives MTGLKDKIQKETKVLQERLKTANIWALPRITKIVVNVGLGRVVVASAKPEDIIKRVSEEISRITGQKPVTTEAKKAIASFKTRLGMPLGVKVTLHGSKMYDFLEKFVRTALPRTRDFRGLKESCVDSHGNFNVGIKDHTVFPETSADAAHSFGFQFTVKVLNSNKARSLEFFKALGFPFEKKTK, from the coding sequence ATGACAGGTTTAAAAGATAAAATTCAAAAGGAAACCAAGGTTTTACAAGAAAGGCTAAAAACAGCCAATATTTGGGCTTTGCCCAGAATCACCAAGATTGTGGTTAATGTTGGCTTGGGCAGGGTTGTGGTAGCCAGTGCCAAACCCGAAGATATTATTAAAAGAGTTTCGGAAGAAATTTCGCGTATAACCGGACAAAAACCAGTGACCACAGAAGCAAAGAAAGCTATCGCTTCTTTTAAAACAAGACTTGGTATGCCTCTGGGCGTTAAAGTAACTCTGCATGGTTCTAAAATGTATGACTTTTTGGAAAAATTTGTAAGAACAGCTTTGCCCAGAACCAGAGATTTTAGAGGCCTAAAAGAAAGCTGTGTAGATAGTCATGGTAATTTTAACGTTGGAATTAAAGATCATACGGTTTTTCCTGAAACTTCGGCCGATGCGGCTCACTCGTTTGGTTTCCAATTTACAGTTAAGGTTTTGAATTCGAATAAGGCAAGAAGTTTAGAATTTTTTAAAGCATTAGGTTTTCCATTCGAAAAGAAAACGAAATAA
- the rplF gene encoding 50S ribosomal protein L6, with protein sequence MSRIGKKIIILPEKVSVEEKDGFVLIKGPKGDLSFRLPRGIAISLKEKELTITAKNETNPSWGTSRSIIDGMVYGVVNGYEKKLDIEGVGFKAQLQGNKLILNIGFSHPVEFESPVGVTLRVEKNSIFVSGFDKFLVGHVAAKIRNFKKPEPYKGKGIRYSGEIIRRKAGKKASAGA encoded by the coding sequence ATGAGCCGGATAGGTAAAAAAATAATAATTTTGCCAGAAAAAGTCTCTGTAGAAGAGAAGGATGGTTTTGTTTTGATTAAGGGTCCAAAAGGCGATTTGTCTTTTAGGTTGCCAAGAGGTATAGCCATATCTCTTAAAGAAAAGGAATTAACAATTACCGCTAAAAACGAAACTAATCCTTCGTGGGGTACTTCTAGATCTATAATAGATGGGATGGTTTACGGAGTTGTTAATGGTTATGAAAAAAAACTTGATATTGAAGGCGTGGGTTTTAAAGCCCAGCTTCAGGGCAATAAGTTGATATTAAATATTGGTTTTTCACATCCTGTTGAATTTGAATCTCCGGTTGGTGTTACATTAAGAGTTGAAAAAAATAGTATTTTTGTAAGCGGGTTTGATAAATTTTTAGTGGGACATGTTGCTGCTAAAATAAGAAATTTTAAAAAACCAGAACCATACAAGGGCAAGGGCATACGCTATTCTGGTGAAATAATTAGACGCAAAGCTGGTAAGAAAGCAAGCGCCGGAGCCTAA